The DNA sequence CGGCTAATTCCTTACTGCCGGCCCAGAGCCCCTCGATCTGCTTGAAAGGATTACACTTCCATATTCTGCTTGCCGTTGTAATTTTTCCCGCTGTAATTTCTAAAGCCATGATTATTTCCCCCTGTATTGCTTATTGATCCTGACAAATATTTATCCGTACCTTCCGAGAATAATTTCACTCAGTTTATGTTCATCTCCTCGCCTATCGGGCCTTCTACGCCCTGCCCGCTCTCGCACGACCGTTACTTAGGCTTTGTCAAGATGTCTTGTAATGTGATAGAATGTTTAACATGAAGGATGGTGAGTAGCATGGGAAAAGACGTTAAAACAAGGAATTTATTAGATTTTTTTCAAGATCTCTCTTCGGCAAAAAAGCAGGAGGCGCTTGATTTTGTAAAGTGGCTGTGGGTAAGCAAGGAAAGCAAATTCCTCGAGCAGAAAAAGAAGCCGGGTTGGGTAAAGAAACTTTACCTTTTATTTGGCGAGACGAGAAAACAGTCCAGCAAATTCTCCGCAAAGAAAATCGATTCTGACCTCAAAAGGGCAATAACAGAAGTCAGAAAAGAACATGCTTAAGGCGGTCCTCGACACCAATGTCTTCCTGCGCGCCCTGATCAATCCTTTCGCCGATAAAGACTTGCTTGATCTAAAAGAATATCGAAGGGTTAAAATCGTTTCAGCCGCGAATTTTCTAAAGGAATTGTGAGCGGCAACAAATGACCTCAAACGCCGGCAAATCAAAGATCGTCCTGATCGACGGCAATTCGCTCGCCTATCGGGCCTTCTACGCCCTGCCCGACACCATGCGCAACGCCGCCGGGTTGACGACCAACGCCATCTACGGTTTTACCAACATGCTCCTGAAGGTTTTAGACGATAAGCCGGACTTTGTCGCCATCTCGTTCGACCGGCCGGAGCCGACCTTCCGCCATAAAGAGTATAAAGAATATAAAGCGACCCGCGAGAAAGCGCCGCCGACCCTCTACGAACAGATCCCCTACATTAAAAAAGTCGCGACCGCCTTCAATATCCCCATCTACGAACTGGCCGGGTTTGAAGCCGACGATGTCATCGGCACGCTGGCTAAAGAGGCGGAAAAACAGGGGCATGACGTCGTCATCGTCTCCGGCGATCTGGACGGGCTTCAGCTCGTCAACGATCATATCAAGGTCCTGACCACTCGGAAAGGGATCACCGATACCGTCCTCTACGGCCCGCTGGAGGTCGAGGAACGCTACGGTCTCCGCCCCGACCAGCTGATCGACTTCAAAGCGCTTAAAGGGGACGCTTCCGATAATATCCCCGGCGTCCCCAAGATCGGGGAAAAGACCGCCGGCGACCTTCTGCGTGAATACAAGACGCTGGAAGGGATCTACGAGCATCTTGACGAGATCAAGAAACCGGCCTTGCATGAAACCCTGAAGAATAACCGGCCGCTGGCCGATCTAAGCCGCCGGCTCGGGACGATCGTGACCGATGTCCCGCTCGAGATCGACTTTACCTTGGCCCGGCGCGGTGAAATTGACTGGCCCAAGATCCTCCCGCTCTTCGAAGAGCTTGAATTCAACAGCCTGGTCAAAAAACATAGCCGGGGGACGGAACAAGCCACAGTCGAGCGCAAACGCGAAGCGATCGCCAAGCTCAACTTCCAGGCGGTGACCGACGAACCAGCGCTGGCCGGACTGCTCCAGGCCCTGGCCAAAGCGGACGCCTTCGCTTTCGACCTGGAAACGACCAGTCTCGACACTTTTACCGCCGAGATCGTCGGTATCTCGTTCTCGATCGAGTCCAAGGCGGCTTTTTATGTACCCCTAGGTCATAAAACCAATGTAGGGACAGTCCCTGTCTTGAACGGACAACCACAAGGGTTGTCCCTACATTCCGTCCTAGAAAAGCTCCGACCGTTATTTCTCTCCGACCAGCTCAAGATCGGCCATAACCTGAAATACGATATAAAAGTCCTGAACAACCATGGGATAAAAGTGGCCGGCCCCTGCTTCGACACCATGGTCGCCGCCTATCTCCTCGATCCGGTCTCCGGCAAGTACTCGCTCAAGCACCTGGCCAAACAATTTCTCGGCCGGGAGATGATCAAACTGCTGGAGCTGATCGGCCAGGATGAAAAGTATAAGGATTTTTCCGAAGTGCCGATCGACCTGGCAACCGATTATGCCGCTAGCGACGCCGAAGCGACTTTTGGCCTCTACGAGATCTTCCGGCTCGCCCTCAAAATCCAAAAGATGGACAAATTATTCACTGAAGTCGAAATGCCCCTCCTCGCCGTCCTGATCGACTTGGAAGAGACCGGCATCTCGATCGATTCCGCCAAGCTCGCCGCTTACTCGGCGGAGATGGCCAAGGAATTGCATGACCTCGAACGCCACATCTTCGCCATTGCCGGCGAAGTCTTCAACCTTAACTCCCCCAAGCAACTAGCCAATATCCTCTTCAGCAAATTAATGCTCCCGGTGACCAAGCGGACCAAGACCGGGCCCTCAACCGACGTTGAAGTACTGGAAGGGTTGGCCGGGCAAAAGTTCGAGATCGCCGAAAAACTGATCACCTACCGGCAGTTAAGCAAACTGAAGAATACCTATATCGACGTCCTGCCAACCCTGGTCAACCCGAAGACCGGCCGGATCCATTCGTCCTTTAACCAGACGATGACCTCAACCGGCCGGCTCTCCAGTTCCGAACCCAATCTCCAGAATATCCCGGTCAAAGGGCCCTGGGGAGAGCGGATCCGCTCCGCTTTTATCCCCGGGAAAAAGAACTGGCAGCTCCTGGCCGCCGACTACTCCCAGATCGAGCTCCGCGTTCTGGCCCATTTGAGCCAGGACCCGGCCCTCCTCCGGGCTTTCCGGGAAGACAGCGACATCCATCAGGCGACCGCCGACGAGCTCGGCATCTCCCGCGACGCCGCGAAGACTGTCAACTTCGGCGTGATCTACGGCCTCTCCGATTTTGGCCTGGCCAAACAGCTCGGGATCAAACGGACCGAAGCGGCCAAATATATAGAAAAGTATTTCTCGAGATACGCCGGGGTGCGCGACTTTATCGCGCGGACGATCGCAGAGGCCAAGGAGAGCGAGGCGGTCACCACCCTCCTCGGCCGCCGGCGCCCCCTCCCCGATCTCAACAGCCCTCACGGCGGTTTGCGCCAGGCGGCGGAACGGATGGCGGCCAACACGCCGGTCCAGGGGACAGCCGCCGACCTGATCAAGCTCGCCATGGTAAATATTCACAATAAATTACGAATCACGAACCACGAATCACGATTGGTTCTCCAAGTCCATGACGAATTG is a window from the Candidatus Margulisiibacteriota bacterium genome containing:
- the polA gene encoding DNA polymerase I, giving the protein MTSNAGKSKIVLIDGNSLAYRAFYALPDTMRNAAGLTTNAIYGFTNMLLKVLDDKPDFVAISFDRPEPTFRHKEYKEYKATREKAPPTLYEQIPYIKKVATAFNIPIYELAGFEADDVIGTLAKEAEKQGHDVVIVSGDLDGLQLVNDHIKVLTTRKGITDTVLYGPLEVEERYGLRPDQLIDFKALKGDASDNIPGVPKIGEKTAGDLLREYKTLEGIYEHLDEIKKPALHETLKNNRPLADLSRRLGTIVTDVPLEIDFTLARRGEIDWPKILPLFEELEFNSLVKKHSRGTEQATVERKREAIAKLNFQAVTDEPALAGLLQALAKADAFAFDLETTSLDTFTAEIVGISFSIESKAAFYVPLGHKTNVGTVPVLNGQPQGLSLHSVLEKLRPLFLSDQLKIGHNLKYDIKVLNNHGIKVAGPCFDTMVAAYLLDPVSGKYSLKHLAKQFLGREMIKLLELIGQDEKYKDFSEVPIDLATDYAASDAEATFGLYEIFRLALKIQKMDKLFTEVEMPLLAVLIDLEETGISIDSAKLAAYSAEMAKELHDLERHIFAIAGEVFNLNSPKQLANILFSKLMLPVTKRTKTGPSTDVEVLEGLAGQKFEIAEKLITYRQLSKLKNTYIDVLPTLVNPKTGRIHSSFNQTMTSTGRLSSSEPNLQNIPVKGPWGERIRSAFIPGKKNWQLLAADYSQIELRVLAHLSQDPALLRAFREDSDIHQATADELGISRDAAKTVNFGVIYGLSDFGLAKQLGIKRTEAAKYIEKYFSRYAGVRDFIARTIAEAKESEAVTTLLGRRRPLPDLNSPHGGLRQAAERMAANTPVQGTAADLIKLAMVNIHNKLRITNHESRLVLQVHDELVFECPAEEIEQVKQLVEAEMSGALKLDVPIKVDLGYGANWAEAKG